TCCTCTATTCACCCGATACCAAGCTGGCCTCCATTTCCATTTTGAACATGGACGATGTGGGAGACCAAGCCCCCGCCGCCGCGATGGCCATGATGATTGTGGCCACCTCCGCCGGCGTCAAGCTCGCGCACTCCGCCCTCATGCATGTGCTGCACAAACGCACCTCCGCATGGCGGCACGGCCGCTCTCCAGCTTAATTTTTTACTAGGAATAGGTTAGCCATGACAGTTCCAAGCCAGACCGAAGGCGAAGTCAACTTCTCCCCCCGCCGTAAAGAGTGGGCCAAAGATAATATTTCCGAGAAAGACGCGAAAACCTTGAAGCGCGACAGCGAAGCTTTCTTGCACCAGTCCGTCTCAACACCCTGCCTTTCGGTCATCACCGAGGCGGAAGGCGTCTACATCAAAGACGGCAGTGGCCGCAAGTTCATGGACTTTCATGGCAACAACGTGCACCACATCGGCTATGGTCACCCGCGCCTGAAAAAAGCCATTGCCGACCAGATGGACACCCTCCCCTTCGCCCCGCGCCGCTACACCTGTGATCCGGCCATTGAACTGGCGGAGAAGCTTGGCGAAATTTCACCGGGTAACTTAAGTAAAGTGCTGTTCACCACCGGTGGGTCAGATGCCAACGAGGTGGCCCTAAAAGTTGCCCGCGCGGCAACCGGCCGTTTTAAAACGGTTTCTTTTTGGGATTCCTTCCACGGTGCAGGCTTTGGCGCATCTAGTGTTGGCGGCGAGCAGATGTTTCGAGGTGGGCCCATCGGCCCTCTTCTGCCGGGCTCTGAACATGTGGCCCCGTTCGGCTGCTACCGCTGCCCCTATGGCCACGCCTGCAAGGAGGACGGCACACCGGACTTGAAGCGCTGCGGCATGACCTGCGCCAACATGGTCAAATACGTCTTGGAAAAGGAAGGCGATGTGGCCGCTGTGATAGCCGAGCCCGCCCGCGCTGTCCCTTACCTGCCGCCCGAAGGGTTCTGGCAAGAGGTGAAAAAAGCCTGCCACGCCCACGGCACCCTTTTGATCTTTGATGAAATCCCCA
This genomic window from Pseudovibrio sp. M1P-2-3 contains:
- the pbfA gene encoding (R)-1-hydroxy-2-aminoethylphosphonate ammonia-lyase: MTVPSQTEGEVNFSPRRKEWAKDNISEKDAKTLKRDSEAFLHQSVSTPCLSVITEAEGVYIKDGSGRKFMDFHGNNVHHIGYGHPRLKKAIADQMDTLPFAPRRYTCDPAIELAEKLGEISPGNLSKVLFTTGGSDANEVALKVARAATGRFKTVSFWDSFHGAGFGASSVGGEQMFRGGPIGPLLPGSEHVAPFGCYRCPYGHACKEDGTPDLKRCGMTCANMVKYVLEKEGDVAAVIAEPARAVPYLPPEGFWQEVKKACHAHGTLLIFDEIPTGLGKTGRMFACDHDETVPDILVMGKALGGGILPIAATLCAPELDVAGHYAFGHYTHEKNPVTTRAALTTIQIIEDEGLVENAAKVGAFALERMKEMKTKYPSIGDVRGRGMLLGMEMVEDRASKAPANDLAEKIYYAALDRGLSFKITMGNTITLTPPLITTYEQMAWAMDVLEQCVKEGL